CTTCACGCCATGTTCCAGCAGCGCCCGGCGATAAGGCGCGTAACCGCCGTGCACGGCCGGCACGTCCGTGGCTTCAAGCGAGTTGGTCAACAAACTCACCGACACCCCGGCGTCGGCCCGGCCGGTGAGGTAGACCAACCCCGGCTGCCCCGGTACGAAGTAAGCCGAGATCATGATCAGTTCTTTGCTGACGCCCGTAAGCTCCGGCGCCAGTTGCGTGGTCAGCAACAAATGGGGGTCAGGCTCGCCGTCCGACAAGACCTTGCTCGGTGCATCCCACAGCGCCTGGTTCCAGGCCCAGATCAGCTCCCGGCGCCAGATGTCCATGCGTGGCTTTGTGGTGTAAGTCATCAACTGCTGATAGAGCGCATGATTCTGCTTGCGGGTCTCTTCCAGGGATTCTTCCAGGCGCGTGCGGGTATTTTGCAGGTCCTTTTGCGTCGGTCTGCTCGACAGGAACTCGTCGATCGGTTTGCTCAGCGCGCTGTTCCAGTACTGGTCGAAGCTGTGGCCAAGCTGTTCCGCCACCGGTCCGACGCCGAGCATGTCGATGTCGGTGAAATTCAGGTTGGGCTCGGCATCGAAGTATTCGTCTCCCAGGTTACGGCCGCCGACGATGGCCGCACTGTTGTCCGCCAGCCACAACTTGTTGTGCATGCGCCGATGTTGCAGCGACAGGTTGAACAAGCGGCCCATGGTGCGCGTCACGCCCGTGGCGCGGCCCAGGTGCAGCGGGTTGAACAGGCGGATCTGGATCTGCGGGTGCGCAGCGAGGGTCGCGATGATCCAGTCCAGGCCGTCGCTGGTGGTGTCATCAAGCAGGATTCTCACCCGCACGCCGCGATCCGCAGCCTTGAGTAATTCGTCCGCCAGCATCCGCGTGCTGATGCCGTCATGCACGATGTAGTACTGCAAGTCGAGGCTGCTTTGGGCATTGCGGATCAGCTCGGCACGGGCCATGAAGGCTTCGCTGCTGTTGGACAGCAAGCGAAAGCCGGACCTGCCCTCGTGGGGCGCGGCCTGGGCCTGGATCGAGCGGCCGAACGCCGAATCGCTGGCGGGTAAAGCCTGGCTCGGTTCGCGTTGAACGTCGAAGCTGGCGCAACCGCCCAGAAACGAGGCGAGTAGCAGAAGAGCAAGTAGGGGCTGTCTGACTCTCACGTAGGAACGTTCCGATTGGCGGCAAAGGTCGGTATATGGACGCTGGATTCCTGAGAAAGGTCAGTCGGTGATGTGGTCCGTTTCTGCCAGCAGTTTGATCGCTGCGGCGCCGACCTTGCGCACGGCTTCTTCGATCAGCGGTGTTGGCTTGGCAGCGTAGTTCATCCGCAGGCAGTTGCGGTACTTGCCCGAGGCGGAAAAGATGCTGCCGACGGCAATCTGTACGCCTTGATCATGCAGGGCGCGATTCAGTTTCAGGGTGTCAAAGCCGTCCGGCAGCTCAACCCACAACATGAAGCTGCCTTGCGGGCGACTGGCGCGGGTGCCGGCGGGGAAATAGCGCGTGACCCAGTCGATCATCAGGTCGCGACTGCGTTGGTATTGCGTGCGCATCCGCCGCAAATGCGGTTCGAAATGCCCGGCCTTGAGAAATTCGGCAATCGCAATCTGCGGTTGCGGCGCGGTAGAGCCGGTGCTGATGTATTTCATGTGCAGCACCCGTTCCAGATAGCGTCCGGGCGCGACCCAGCCAATGCGCAGCCCGGGTGCCAGGGTTTTGGAAAAGGAACTGCACAGCAACACGCGGCCGTCTTCGTCGAAGGATTTGATCGTGCGTGGGCGCGGGTAGCTGTAGGAGAGTTCGCCATACACATCGTCTTCGATAATCGCTACGTCGAAGCGCTGTGCGAGCGTCAACAAGGCGCGTTTGCGCGATTCCGGCATGATGTAGCCCAGCGGGTTGTTGCAGTTGGGCGTCAACTGTATGGCCTTGATCGGCCATTGCTCCAACGCCAGTTCGAGCGCATCGAGGCTGATCCCGGTGATCGGGTCGGTGGGGATTTCCAGGGCTTTCATGCCCAGGCCCTTGAGGGTCTGCATGGCGCCGTGAAAGCTGGGCGAGTCCACCGCCACGATGTCCCCCGGCTCGCAAATAGCACGAATGCTGGTGGACAGCGCTTCATGGCAGCCGGTGGTCACCACTAGGTCGTGGGCGGTCAATTGGCACCCGGAATCGAGCATCAGGCGTGCGATCTGCTCGCGCAGTTCGAGGGTGCCGTAGATGTTGTCGTAATACAGACCGGGCATGTCCTGGCGACGGCTGATGCGCGCCAGGTTGCGCAGCAACGGTTTCATGGTCGGCGTGGTGATGTCCGGCATGCCGCGGCCCAGTTGCACGACGTCCTTGCGCGGGACGGCGCGGATCAATTCCAGCACCTGATCCCACTGCGAAATATCCACCGGACGCTGGGCCGGACGGCCGATGGCCGGCAGCTCCGGCAATTCGCGGCCCACCGGTACGAAGTAGCCGGACTTGGGTTTGGGGGTCGCCAGCCCGCTGTCTTCCAGCACGCGATAGGCCTGCTGCACAGTGCTCAGGCTGACCCCGTGCTCGACACTCAACGCCCGCACCGACGGCAGCCGGTCACCGGGGCGATAGAAGCCCTGTTCGATACGGGTGCCGAGCAATTCGGCGAGGTTGACGTAAAGGGTCATGGCGCAGTCTCGATGCGGGTGATTCGGTTAACCAGTACAGATGGGGCTAAATTATCGGATTCAGACGCTGAGTCGAAGAATCTGTATGGGGTTAATACAGTCTCGTTGAATCTGTAATGCTTTTTGCCGTCCGCGCATCATGAAAGCTCTGGCTACCCAAGTAAACAGGAGCAATCAAAATGAACGGCTTGAGCGATGTGCGGCTGACGTTACACAGTCAGGAACTGGCGGCAGGGCAGAAAAACGGTGCGCGCGAGGCAGTCATGCGCAATGCGCCGTCCGGCCTGAGTCGCTGGGGTCTGTTCTGGCATCGTCTGCACACGCGCAAGGCGTTGCTGACGCTCACGCCCGAGCAACTCAGGGATGTGGGGTTGAGTCGGGAGCAGGCGCGGGAGGAGGGGCTTAAGCCTTTCTGGCGGATCTGAGTTTTGCGGTGTTCTGGCGGGCCTCTTCGCGGGCAAGCCTCGCTCCTACAGGGTTAGTGTCGATCTTCCGACCGACGCATAACCTGTAGGAGCGAGGCTTGCCCGCGAAGGCGTCCGCAAAAACGCTACAACTTCCTCAGACCAACTCTTTAAGCCGATGCCACAACATCCCCAGCGCCAACAGCGGCGAGCGTAAATGCTTCCCGCCGGGGAAGGTGATATGCGGGACGCGAGCGAACAGATCAAACCCGCCCCCTTGCTGCCCGCTGATCGCCTCGGCCAACAACCTGCCCGCCAGGTGCGTGGCATTCACCCCATGTCCGGAATACGCCTGGGCGTAATACACATTCGGCTGATCCTTGAGCTGGCCAATCTGCGGCAGTCGGTTGGCGCCGATGCCGATCATCCCGCCCCATTGATAGTCAATCTTCACCCCGCCCAGTTGCGGGAAGACTTCCAGCATCTTCGGCCGCATGTACGCGCCAATGTCCTTCGGGTCGCGGCCCGAATAATGGCAGGCACCGCCAAACAGCAAGCGTCGATCCGCCGAAAGCCGGTAGTAATCCAGCGCCACCCGTTGATCGCAGACCGCCATGTTCTGCGGCAGGAGCGAGTGCGCCAGCTCTTCACTCAACGGCTCGGTGGCAATGATGTAGCTGCCCGCGGGCAGCACCTTACCGCTGAGCTGCGGGTTGAGTTGGTTGAGGTAGGCGTTGCAGCCCAGCACCAGCGTCTTGGCGCGAACCGAGCCTTGGGCGGTATGGACCTTTACTTCGGGGCCGTAATCGATGCGGGTCGCCGCCGAGTGTTCGAACAGCTTTGCGCCCAGCTGCTGTGCGGCGGCCGCTTCGCCCAGTGCCAGGTTAAGCGGGTGAAGATGGCCCGAACCCATGTCGATCAAGCCGCCGACGTAGCGGTCCGAACCCACCACCGAGTGCATTTCATTGGCTTGCAGCAGCCGGGTTTCATAGCGGTAGCCGAGGCTGCGCAGCTCTTCGGCATCTTCGGCGAAACCCTCGAGGTCGCGGGGTTTGTTCGCCAGGTCGCAGTAACCCCAGGTCAGGTCGCACGGAATCTGGAAACGCTCGACACGCTGGCGGACGATTTCCACCGCTTCCAGGCCCATGAGTTTCATCTGGCGCACGCCTTGCGCACCGATCACGTCGGTGAACTGATCGAGGCCATGACCGACGCCGCGAATCAATTGCCCGCCATTGCGTCCGCTGGCACCCCAGCCGATCTTGTGCGCTTCCAGCAAGATCACGCTGAGGCCGCGTTCGGCCAGCTCAAGCGCCGTGTTCAGCCCGGAAAACCCGCCACCGACCACGCACACGTCCGCCACCAGATCGCCTTGCAGCACCGGATGATCGGGCTGCGGCAGGCTGCTGGCGGCGTAGTAAGAGGCAGTGTGCTGGGCACGGGCATTCATGTGAGCGTCCCTGATTCGTGTGTCTATAAAATTTGACGGAGCATAAGCCGGACGTTCCGGCGCGGGCAACATTGGTCGGTTCGTGCTGTCTGGATCGCGGCTTTTGCGTCAGAATCCCGGTCTATTCCGCTTTGGGTCACCGCTTCGATGAGCTGCAACAGCCAGAAAATCCGCACGCTTCGCCAGCAGATCCCCTCGTTCGAGTGCGTGCCCGGCTGCCATGACTGCTGTGGACCGGTGACCACCTCGCCGGAAGAAATGTCCCGCCTGCCGCGCAAGACCCGGGCCGAGCAGGATGCGGCGATGGATGAGCTCAACTGCGTGCACCTGGGCCCCAATGGCTGCACGGTGTATGACGAGCGGCCGCTGATCTGCCGGTTGTTTGGGACCACCAAGACCTTGCCGTGCCCGAATGGGCGGGGGCCCGTGGAGCTGATTCATCCGCGGGTGGAGAAGCAGATTCATGAGTACATGGCGTCGACACGCCAAGTGCTCGTGTGATCGTTCCCACGCTTCGCGTGGGAATGCCTCAACGGACGCTCCGCGTTCGGCTCTGGATGGGACGCAGAGCGTCCCGGGCTGCATTCCCACGCAGAGCGTGGGAACGATCGGCAACAGACACCACAAAGTCTCAATCCGGAATCGGCAGGCACAAACTCTCTTTCACCTCTTCCATCACGATATAGCTCTTGGATTCGCGCACATGCGGCAGCTTGAGCAGGATGTCGCCCAGCAGCTTGCGGTAGGAAGCCATCTCGGAAATCCGCGCCTTCACCAGGTAGTCGAAATCCCCCGACACCAAATGGCACTCCAGCACATGGGGCAGTTTCAGCACCGCACGTCGGAACTCTTCGAAAGTGTCGCCGGATTTGTAGTCGAGGCTGATCTCGACGAACACCAGAAGACTACCCTTGAGGTGCTGCGGATTGAGCCGGGCGTTGTAGCCCATGATGATCCCTTCGCGCTCCAGGCGCCGGACCCGCTCGGTACACGGAGTGGTCGAGAGCCCGACCTTTTCCCCAAGCTCGGTGAAGGAGATGCGTCCGTCCGCTTGCAGGATCCGCAGGATGTTGCGGTCGATCTTGTCCAGCTCACGTTTGGTCTGAGTGTTGGTACGCATAGGGGATGCGCCTCCGTGAAAAGGGTTTTTGCCGAGAATTCTCGCCAAATATAGGCAGTTATATAGTGAAAAGCACTGCCTAATCTTTTTTACACTGCGCACATCAATGCTCTACAACTACGAACGTCAGCGGCAAGCCGCGATGAGGGATATGAAAATGCGCGTTATGGTCTTGGGTAGCGGCGTCATCGGTACCACCAGTGCTTATTATCTGGCGCGTGCCGGGTTCGAAGTGGTGGTGGTGGACCGTCAGCCGGCCGCTGCCATGGAGACCAGTTTCGCCAACGCCGGGCAGGTATCGCCGGGTTATGCCTCGCCGTGGGCCGCGCCGGGCGTGCCGCTCAAGGCCATCAAGTGGCTGTTGCAGCGCCACGCACCGCTGGCGATCAAGGCCACCGCCGACATCGACCAATACCTGTGGATGGCGCAGATGCTGCGCAACTGCACCGCCAGCCGTTATGCGGTGAACAAGGAGCGCATGGTGCGTCTGTCCGAGTACAGCCGTGACTGCCTCGACGAACTGCGCGCTGAAACCGGCATAGCCTATGAAGGCCGCAGCCTCGGGACGACCCAACTGTTCCGCACCCAGGCTCAACTGGACGGCGCGGCGAAAGACATCGCTGTTCTGAAAGAGTCCGGCGTGCCGTTCGAACTGCTCGACCGCGCTGGCATTGCCCGCGTTGAGCCGGCCCTGGCCAGCGTCACTGATATCCTCGCCGGTGCCTTGCGCCTGCCGAACGACCAGACTGGCGACTGCCAGATGTTCACCACTCGCCTGGCCGAAATGGCCGTCAAATTGGGCGTGGAATTCCGTTTCGGCCAGGACATTCAGAAGCTCGACTTCGCCGGTGATCGCATCAACGGCGTATGGATCGACGGCAAGCTGGAAACCGCGGATCGCTACGTGCTGGCACTCGGCAGCTACTCGCCGCAACTGCTCAAGCCACTGGGCATCAAGGCCCCGGTGTATCCGCTCAAGGGTTACTCCCTGACCGTGCCGATCACCAACCCGGCGATGGCTCCGACCTCGACCATTCTCGACGAGACCTACAAGGTCGCGATCACCCGTTTCGACAACCGCATCCGCGTCGGCGGCATGGCTGAAATAGCCGGTTTTGACCTGTCGCTGAACCCGCGTCGGCGCGAAACCCTGGAGATGATCGTCAACGACCTTTATCCTCAGGGCGGCGATCTGGCCCAGGCGAGTTTCTGGACCGGTCTGCGTCCGACCACTCCGGACGGCACGCCCATCGTTGGTGCCACCCCGTTCAGCAACCTGTTCCTGAACACCGGTCACGGCACGCTCGGCTGGACCATGGCGTGCGGCTCCGGCCGTTTGCTGGCTGACCTGATGGCGAAGAAAACGCCGCAGATCAGCGCCGAAGGCCTCGATATTTCCCGTTACGGCACAAAACTTCAGGAGTCCGCAAAACATGTCAATCCAGCGCCAGCTCACCAATGAGCGCATGAGCCAGATCGTTGTCCACAGCGGCACCGTCTATCTGGCAGGGCAGGTCGGCGACGACATGAATGCCGGGATTGAACAGCAGACCCGTGAAACCCTCGCCAATATCGAGCGTTTGCTCGATCTGGCAGGCACCGACAAGAGCCGTTTGCTCTCGGTTACGATTTACCTGAAAGACATCGACGCGCATTTCGAAGGCATGAACGCGGTGTGGGACAAGTGGCTGCCAAAAGGCGTCGCCCCGGCCCGCGCGACCGTTGAGTCGAAGCTGTGCGAACCGCAAATCCTGATCGAGCTGTCGGTCGTCGCCGCTCTGCCGTAAGCCTGTCAGGACGTTAGAAAGATCCCTCTTCCGGTGCTGTTGGCGGTTCACGCCGTCAGCCAGCGCCGGTTTTTATTCCCATGACCGCCTAGAAGTCTGCCGCCATGCGTCCAGCCCGTGCCCTGATCGACCTTCAAGCCCTGCGTCACAACTACCGGATCGCCCGTGAAACCACGGGGGCCAAGGCCCTCGCCGTGATCAAGGCGGATGCCTACGGCCATGGCGCGGTGCGTTGCGCCCAGGCGCTGGAAGCCGAGGCGGACGGATTTGCCGTGGCTTGTATCGAAGAAGCGTTGGAGCTGCGCGCGGCTGGCATTCGGGCGCCGGTGTTGTTGCTGGAAGGTTTTTTCGAAGCCGATGAGCTGTCGCTGATCGTCGAGCATGATTTCTGGTGCGTGGTGCATTCGTTGTGGCAGCTCGAAGCCATCGAGAACGCCGCGTTGAGCAAACCCATCACGGTCTGGCTCAAGCTCGATTCCGGTATGCACCGGGTTGGCTTGCATCCAAAGGATTATCACGCGGCGTATCAACGGCTGCTGGCCAGCGGCAAGGTGGCGAAGATTGTCTTGATGAGCCACTTCGCCCGCGCCGATGAGCTGCACGAGCAGGCCAGCGCCGAGCAGGTCGCTGTGTTTGAAGCGGCACGTAAAGGTTTGTCGGCCGAGATCAGCTTGCGCAACTCGCCGGCGGTACTCGGTTGGCCGCAGATTCCGAGCGATTGGGTTCGCCCGGGCATCATGCTCTACGGCGCCACGCCGTTTGAAGAAGCCAACGCCGTGGCCTCCCGTTTGCAGCCGGTGATGACCCTGGAATCGAAAGTGATCTGCGTGCGTGAACTGCCGGCCGGCGAGCCGATCGGTTATGGCGCCAAATTCATCACCCCCAAGCCCATGCGCGTCGGGGTGGTGGCCATGGGTTATGCCGATGGTTACCCGCGTCAGGCACCGACCGGCACGCCAGTGTTGGTCGCCGGGCAGCGCAGCCAGTTGATTGGCCGGGTGTCGATGGACATGCTCTGCATCGATCTGACCGATGTACCGCAGGCCGGCCTGGGTTCGACCGTTGAGTTGTGGGGTAAAAACATCCTCGCCAGCGACGTGGCCGCCGCCGCTGACACGATTCCCTATCAGATCTTCTGCAACCTGCGCCGGGTGCCAAAGCTCTATTCCGAGGGTTAGCGGTCAGCAGTCCGTACCGGAAGTCGCTTCGCTGAACAGGATTCAGGCCAAAGTGTTGTAAATACTGAACGCTGTCGCCATGATAACGCTCAATATTTCTACAACCTGAATCTTGGAGGCGCAAGCTTGGACGTCGGTGAACGACTGCAATCCATCCGTAAGCTCAAAGGTCTTTCCCAGCGTGAGCTCGCCAAGCGCGCGGGCGTCACCAACAGCACGATTTCCATGATCGAGAAGAACAGCGTCAGCCCCTCGATCAGTTCGCTGAGGAAGGTACTGGGCGGGATTCCCATGTCCATGGTCGAGTTCTTTTCCGAAGAAATCCTGCAGGAAAAACCGACGCAGATCGTCTACAAGGCCAACGAGCTGATCGATATTTCCGATGGTGCAGTGACCATGAAACTGGTCGGTCGGGCGCATCCGAGCCGGGCTATCGCCTTCCTCAATGAAATCTACCCGCCTGGCGCCGACACTGGTGACGAGATGCTCACCCATGAGGGCGAGGAAACCGGCATTTTGGTGGAAGGCCGACTGGAACTGGTGGTAGGCCTCGAAACTTTTGTGCTCGAAGCGGGGGATAGCTACTACTTTGAAAGTACCAAGCCACACCGTTTCCGTAACCCGTTCGATGCGCCGGCGCGACTAATCAGCGCAGCCACGCCCGCGAATTTCTAAGAGAAGAGGCGTCCTGCCAGCATGGCGGAGGCACCCGAACCGTTTTTCCATTGCGCAACAAGACCCCTTCGACTTTGGGGTTGTTTCAGTGTGACGGGGTTACCGTTATACTTGCGCCCGCCTGCGAACCGTGGCCGTAGGCGTGACTAGCCACCATTGAGGGTGAACGCGTGAATCTAATTATGAAAATGCTGGCCGTACCAGCAACCGTATTGGCCCTATGGGCAGTCAGCGCACAAGCAGCGACCAACGACGATATTGCTAAACGCCTTGAGCCAGTCGGCCAGGTTTGCGTCCAGGGTCAAGAGTGCAAGGGGATGGAAGTTGCTGCTGCTACTGGCGGTGGCGGTGCCAAGGCGCCTAAAGATGTGATTGCAAAACATTGCAATGCTTGCCACGGAACCGGCCTGCTGGGTGCGCCGAAAATCGGCGACAAGGCTGCCTGGAAAGAGCGCGCCGATCACCAGGGCGGCCTAGACGGCATCCTGGCCAAAGCCATTACCGGTATCAATGCGATGCCGCCTAAAGGCACCTGCGCCGACTGCTCCGACGACGAGCTGAAGGGCGCCATCAAAGAAATGTCCGGCCTGTAACACGCCAGCATCTTCAGCGAAAAAGCCGCTTACGAGCGGTTTTTTTGTGCCTGCGATTTTCCTTGGGGACTATTCTTTGCAGTAAAGGCCCGGCAAGCTCGGTCCAACCCCAATTCACGGAATGTAAGGGAGGATCAGATGGTGCAGCTGTGTTCTATCGAGCAGGCGGTCGATGACGTATTGGCGCGGTTGCCAGCGCATATCCGCATGGGCCTGCCCCTGGGCCTGGGCAAACCCAACCACTTCGTCAACGCGTTGTTCCAGCGCGTCGCGCAACTGCCCGACCGGCAGCTGACGATCTACACTGCCCTGTGCCTGGGCCGCCCGGCCTTGGGCGACGGTTTGCAAAAGCGCTTCCTCGAACCCTTCATCGAGCGGGTGTTTGGCGATTATCCGGAGCTGGATTTTCTCGCCGGACTTCACAAAGACAGCCTGCCGGCGAACATTCACGTCCATCAATTCTTTATGCAGCCCGGCAGCCTGCTGCATAGCGAATCGGCCCAGCAGGACTACGTCAGCAGCAACTACAGCCACGCCGCGCGGGACATCAACGCCGCCGGTTTGAACCTCGTGGCGCAACTGGTGGCCAGCCACGCCGAACACCCGGATCGTCTGAGCCTGAGCTGCAACCCAGACATCACCCTCGACCTGTTTCCGATGATCGCCAAGCGCCGGGCGGCGGGAGAGACGATCCTGCTGGTGGGCCAGGTGCACAACGATTTGCCCTACATGCCCGGTGACGCCGAAATAGGTATCGACACCTTCGACCTGCTGATCGACGAGAAGGACAACACCACACTGTTCTCCACGCCGAACATGCCCGTGGGTTTTCAGGATCACTTCATCGGCTTGCACGCCAGTACGCTGGTGCGCGATGGCGGCACCTTGCAGATAGGCATCGGTGCCATGGGCGATGCCCTGACCGCAGCGTTGCTGGCGCGTCAGGCCGACAATGCCGGTTACAAGGCGTTGCTGGCGGATATCAATCTCAGCCAGTGGGCGCAGTTGATCGACCGCGAAGGCGGCATCGATCCGTTCGCGAAGGGCCTTTACGGTTGCAGCGAAATGTTCGTCAACGGCTTGCTGGTACTGGCCGATGCCGGAATCGTACGGCGCAAGGTCTACCCGGACGTGCCGACCCAGCAACAAGCCAATGCCGGCACTCTCGACGAAGCCGCGCAAACCGATGGCATCTCGGTGCATGGCGGGTTCTTCCTCGGGCCGCGCAGTTTTTACGAGCGCCTGCGCGAGCTTCCGCAAAGCAAGCGACTCGAATTCAACATGACCCGCATCAGCTACATCAACGAGCTCTACGGTCAGGAAGAACTCAAACGCTTGCAGCGCCTGGACGCGCG
This region of Pseudomonas mandelii genomic DNA includes:
- a CDS encoding Lrp/AsnC ligand binding domain-containing protein; this encodes MRTNTQTKRELDKIDRNILRILQADGRISFTELGEKVGLSTTPCTERVRRLEREGIIMGYNARLNPQHLKGSLLVFVEISLDYKSGDTFEEFRRAVLKLPHVLECHLVSGDFDYLVKARISEMASYRKLLGDILLKLPHVRESKSYIVMEEVKESLCLPIPD
- a CDS encoding phospholipase D family protein, translated to MRVRQPLLALLLLASFLGGCASFDVQREPSQALPASDSAFGRSIQAQAAPHEGRSGFRLLSNSSEAFMARAELIRNAQSSLDLQYYIVHDGISTRMLADELLKAADRGVRVRILLDDTTSDGLDWIIATLAAHPQIQIRLFNPLHLGRATGVTRTMGRLFNLSLQHRRMHNKLWLADNSAAIVGGRNLGDEYFDAEPNLNFTDIDMLGVGPVAEQLGHSFDQYWNSALSKPIDEFLSSRPTQKDLQNTRTRLEESLEETRKQNHALYQQLMTYTTKPRMDIWRRELIWAWNQALWDAPSKVLSDGEPDPHLLLTTQLAPELTGVSKELIMISAYFVPGQPGLVYLTGRADAGVSVSLLTNSLEATDVPAVHGGYAPYRRALLEHGVKLYELRRQPGEGGGSGPHIFYSKSFRGSDSSLHSKAMIFDQQKSFIGSFNFDPRSVLWNTEVGVLVDSPELAAHVRRAAMEGMAPPLSYQVKLENDRIVWVTEDDGKMHTLTKEPGSLWRRFNSWFSTAVGLERML
- a CDS encoding aminotransferase-like domain-containing protein, with translation MTLYVNLAELLGTRIEQGFYRPGDRLPSVRALSVEHGVSLSTVQQAYRVLEDSGLATPKPKSGYFVPVGRELPELPAIGRPAQRPVDISQWDQVLELIRAVPRKDVVQLGRGMPDITTPTMKPLLRNLARISRRQDMPGLYYDNIYGTLELREQIARLMLDSGCQLTAHDLVVTTGCHEALSTSIRAICEPGDIVAVDSPSFHGAMQTLKGLGMKALEIPTDPITGISLDALELALEQWPIKAIQLTPNCNNPLGYIMPESRKRALLTLAQRFDVAIIEDDVYGELSYSYPRPRTIKSFDEDGRVLLCSSFSKTLAPGLRIGWVAPGRYLERVLHMKYISTGSTAPQPQIAIAEFLKAGHFEPHLRRMRTQYQRSRDLMIDWVTRYFPAGTRASRPQGSFMLWVELPDGFDTLKLNRALHDQGVQIAVGSIFSASGKYRNCLRMNYAAKPTPLIEEAVRKVGAAAIKLLAETDHITD
- the dadA gene encoding D-amino acid dehydrogenase produces the protein MRVMVLGSGVIGTTSAYYLARAGFEVVVVDRQPAAAMETSFANAGQVSPGYASPWAAPGVPLKAIKWLLQRHAPLAIKATADIDQYLWMAQMLRNCTASRYAVNKERMVRLSEYSRDCLDELRAETGIAYEGRSLGTTQLFRTQAQLDGAAKDIAVLKESGVPFELLDRAGIARVEPALASVTDILAGALRLPNDQTGDCQMFTTRLAEMAVKLGVEFRFGQDIQKLDFAGDRINGVWIDGKLETADRYVLALGSYSPQLLKPLGIKAPVYPLKGYSLTVPITNPAMAPTSTILDETYKVAITRFDNRIRVGGMAEIAGFDLSLNPRRRETLEMIVNDLYPQGGDLAQASFWTGLRPTTPDGTPIVGATPFSNLFLNTGHGTLGWTMACGSGRLLADLMAKKTPQISAEGLDISRYGTKLQESAKHVNPAPAHQ
- a CDS encoding cupin domain-containing protein, producing the protein MDVGERLQSIRKLKGLSQRELAKRAGVTNSTISMIEKNSVSPSISSLRKVLGGIPMSMVEFFSEEILQEKPTQIVYKANELIDISDGAVTMKLVGRAHPSRAIAFLNEIYPPGADTGDEMLTHEGEETGILVEGRLELVVGLETFVLEAGDSYYFESTKPHRFRNPFDAPARLISAATPANF
- a CDS encoding YkgJ family cysteine cluster protein, whose translation is MSCNSQKIRTLRQQIPSFECVPGCHDCCGPVTTSPEEMSRLPRKTRAEQDAAMDELNCVHLGPNGCTVYDERPLICRLFGTTKTLPCPNGRGPVELIHPRVEKQIHEYMASTRQVLV
- the alr gene encoding alanine racemase, with the translated sequence MRPARALIDLQALRHNYRIARETTGAKALAVIKADAYGHGAVRCAQALEAEADGFAVACIEEALELRAAGIRAPVLLLEGFFEADELSLIVEHDFWCVVHSLWQLEAIENAALSKPITVWLKLDSGMHRVGLHPKDYHAAYQRLLASGKVAKIVLMSHFARADELHEQASAEQVAVFEAARKGLSAEISLRNSPAVLGWPQIPSDWVRPGIMLYGATPFEEANAVASRLQPVMTLESKVICVRELPAGEPIGYGAKFITPKPMRVGVVAMGYADGYPRQAPTGTPVLVAGQRSQLIGRVSMDMLCIDLTDVPQAGLGSTVELWGKNILASDVAAAADTIPYQIFCNLRRVPKLYSEG
- a CDS encoding acetyl-CoA hydrolase/transferase C-terminal domain-containing protein; the protein is MVQLCSIEQAVDDVLARLPAHIRMGLPLGLGKPNHFVNALFQRVAQLPDRQLTIYTALCLGRPALGDGLQKRFLEPFIERVFGDYPELDFLAGLHKDSLPANIHVHQFFMQPGSLLHSESAQQDYVSSNYSHAARDINAAGLNLVAQLVASHAEHPDRLSLSCNPDITLDLFPMIAKRRAAGETILLVGQVHNDLPYMPGDAEIGIDTFDLLIDEKDNTTLFSTPNMPVGFQDHFIGLHASTLVRDGGTLQIGIGAMGDALTAALLARQADNAGYKALLADINLSQWAQLIDREGGIDPFAKGLYGCSEMFVNGLLVLADAGIVRRKVYPDVPTQQQANAGTLDEAAQTDGISVHGGFFLGPRSFYERLRELPQSKRLEFNMTRISYINELYGQEELKRLQRLDARFINTVFTMTLLGAGVADQLESGRVLSGVGGQYNFVAQGHALEGARSVLLLRSWREAGGEVSSNIVWEYGHCTIPRHLRDIVVTEYGIADLRGKTDAAVIEALLNISDSRFQPGLIEQAQNVGKLPKNFRIDPRFADNSPERLQAIQALHPNLFPEYPLGCDFTAVERDLLRSLNWLKSKFKLSEILELGKAALDAPEPAAFPEHLERMQLTNPEGLKEDLFQRLLLTGLKATAP
- a CDS encoding NAD(P)/FAD-dependent oxidoreductase, yielding MNARAQHTASYYAASSLPQPDHPVLQGDLVADVCVVGGGFSGLNTALELAERGLSVILLEAHKIGWGASGRNGGQLIRGVGHGLDQFTDVIGAQGVRQMKLMGLEAVEIVRQRVERFQIPCDLTWGYCDLANKPRDLEGFAEDAEELRSLGYRYETRLLQANEMHSVVGSDRYVGGLIDMGSGHLHPLNLALGEAAAAQQLGAKLFEHSAATRIDYGPEVKVHTAQGSVRAKTLVLGCNAYLNQLNPQLSGKVLPAGSYIIATEPLSEELAHSLLPQNMAVCDQRVALDYYRLSADRRLLFGGACHYSGRDPKDIGAYMRPKMLEVFPQLGGVKIDYQWGGMIGIGANRLPQIGQLKDQPNVYYAQAYSGHGVNATHLAGRLLAEAISGQQGGGFDLFARVPHITFPGGKHLRSPLLALGMLWHRLKELV
- a CDS encoding RidA family protein, which codes for MSIQRQLTNERMSQIVVHSGTVYLAGQVGDDMNAGIEQQTRETLANIERLLDLAGTDKSRLLSVTIYLKDIDAHFEGMNAVWDKWLPKGVAPARATVESKLCEPQILIELSVVAALP
- a CDS encoding DUF1127 domain-containing protein — its product is MNGLSDVRLTLHSQELAAGQKNGAREAVMRNAPSGLSRWGLFWHRLHTRKALLTLTPEQLRDVGLSREQAREEGLKPFWRI
- a CDS encoding c-type cytochrome — encoded protein: MKMLAVPATVLALWAVSAQAATNDDIAKRLEPVGQVCVQGQECKGMEVAAATGGGGAKAPKDVIAKHCNACHGTGLLGAPKIGDKAAWKERADHQGGLDGILAKAITGINAMPPKGTCADCSDDELKGAIKEMSGL